Proteins from one Bradyrhizobium amphicarpaeae genomic window:
- a CDS encoding response regulator, with amino-acid sequence MNAPSTHLVIADDHPLFRDALRQAVAGVLTTARIDEAGSFEDLTKLLEQTSGVDLILLDLSMPGISGFSGLIYLRAQYPAIPVVIVSASDDSPTIRRSLDFGASGFIPKRFGVETLRDAILKVMEGDVWVPADTDLSAAADPDMTRLRDRLVTLTPQQVRVLMMLSEGLLNKQIAYELGVSEATIKAHVSAILQKLGVESRTQAVIAAAKIAGGQWKQGTPAG; translated from the coding sequence GGACGCGCTGCGACAGGCGGTGGCCGGCGTCCTGACCACGGCCAGGATCGACGAAGCCGGGTCGTTCGAGGATCTGACCAAGCTCCTGGAACAGACCTCGGGTGTCGACCTGATCCTGCTCGACCTCTCGATGCCCGGGATCTCGGGCTTTTCCGGCCTGATCTATCTGCGCGCGCAATATCCGGCGATCCCGGTGGTGATCGTCTCGGCGTCGGACGACAGCCCCACGATCCGCCGCTCCCTCGATTTCGGCGCCTCCGGCTTCATTCCGAAGCGTTTTGGCGTCGAGACCCTGCGCGATGCCATCCTCAAGGTGATGGAGGGCGACGTCTGGGTTCCCGCCGATACCGATCTGTCGGCGGCGGCCGATCCCGACATGACGCGCCTGCGCGACCGCCTGGTGACTCTGACGCCGCAGCAGGTCCGCGTGCTGATGATGCTGTCGGAAGGGTTGCTCAACAAGCAGATCGCTTACGAGCTCGGCGTCTCCGAGGCCACCATCAAGGCGCATGTCTCGGCCATCCTGCAAAAGCTCGGCGTCGAGAGCCGGACGCAGGCGGTTATCGCCGCAGCGAAGATCGCCGGCGGGCAGTGGAAGCAGGGCACGCCGGCGGGGTGA